The Halobaculum magnesiiphilum genome contains the following window.
CGAGCGGCCCGGCCGCGCCCGTGTCGCCGAGGGTGTCCACGGGCGTCGAGACCGCGTCGGGGGAGAGCCCGACCGTGCGCGCCGCCCGCGCGGGGAGGTCGCCGTCGGGCGCGGTGACCGCGAACGCGGCGGCCTTCTCCGGGTCGAACGCGTCCGCGTCGTCCCCGAGCAGGTCGACGGCCGCGCGGATCGGGCGAGTGAACGCCTCGCGGTCGTAGGTGGTGACGCCCAGTCCCTCGACGCCGTCGTCGGCATCCCCCGCGCGCCGGAAGCGGGTTCCGGGGTAGTCGGCCGCGACCTCCGCGTCGCCGACGAGGCCCGCGCCGGACCCCGAGTCGGGACCCAACACGACCGCCGCCGCGCCCGCGCCGGCGGCGTGGCCCTCGGGGGCGTTCGGCGCCGCACGCGGCGCGTCGGCGGCGACGACGAGCGCCGGGAACGCGGCGGCGTCGCGGGCGGCCCGCAGCGCCCGCGTTCCCGCGCGTGTACTCCGGCCGACGTAGTGGGTTCGCGCGTCGCCGGGGGCGCCGAGGGCGGCACCGAGGCGTGGGAGGAGGTCCTCCTCCTCCAGGGGCGGCGTGGTCGTCGCGAACGCGAGGCCCGCGAGGTCGCCGGCGTCGACCCCGGCGGCAGCCAGCGCGCGCTCGCCGGCGGCGACACCCATCGTGAGCGCGTCCTCGTCGGGTTCCGGGACGGCGACGGCGTCGATCCCGCGGGCCCGCGAGCGACCCCACGCCTCGGCGACCGCCTCGCGGGGGAGTCTAGCGGACGGCGCGTACGTGCCCGCGCCGAGGATCCGGGCGTCGGCATCGAGGCGATCGGCGGCCGCTCCCGCCCCCGGACCCGGTTCGGGCGCGCTCACGCGCCGGTCACCCCCTCGGCCTCGAACACGTGAACGACGGCCGCGCCGCCCGAGCCGCCGACGTTGTGCGTTAGCCCCCGCTCGGGGTCGTCGAGTTGGCGCTCGCCCGCGCGGCCGGTCAGTTGGTCGAACGCCTCGACGGCCTGCCCGGCGCCGGTCGCGCCGATCGGGTGGCCCTTCGCCTTCAGCCCGCCGGAGGTGTTAACCGGGAGGTCGCCGTCGGCGGCCGTGACGCCCTCCAGCGCGAGGTCGGCGGCCTCGCCCCGGCCGCAGAAGCCGAGGTCCTCGTAGGCGAGCAGCTCGGCGATCGAAAAACAGTCGTGTACCTCGGCGAAGTCGAGGTCGTCCCGCGGGTCGGCGAGGCTCGCGCGGTCGTAGGCCGTCTCGGCGGCCGACTCGCTTGCGGGGATCGCGGTGTAGGTGTCGCGCTGGAACAGGCCGACGCGGTCGGAGGCGGCGCCGACGCCGGCGACCCGGACGCGGTCGTCGAACGATCGGGCTGCGCCCTCGCCGGCGACGAGCACCGCCGCGGCACCGTCGCTCGTCGGACAGCAGTGATACAGCGTGAGCGGGTCGGCGACGACGGCGGCCGTCTCGGCGTCCTCGATCGAACACTCGAACCCGAGGTGCGCCTTCGGGTTGCGCGCGCCGTTGGCGTGGCTCTTGGCGGCGACCGCCGAGAGCGCCCGGCGCGGGGCGTCGTACTCGCGGAGGTACGCGTCGGCCATCTGGGCGTACACGCCCGAGAAGGTCGTCCCGGCCATGCGCTCCCACTCGGTCTCGCCGGAGACGCCCAGCCAGTACTTCGTCGCCTCGGCGGACGCGTCCGTCATCACCTCGACCCCGCCCGCGAGCACGAGGTCCGCCATCCCGGACTCGACGGCCATCACGGCCTGGCGAAGGGCCGAGCCCGACGCGGCGCAGGCGTTCTCCACGCGCGTGCATGGGACCCCGTGGAGCCCGACGTGCTCGGTGACGGCGGGGCCGGCGAGGCCGATCTGTCGGCCGCCGACCCCGAGCGTCCCGACGAACGCCTCGTCCACGTCCGTCGGCGTCAGATCCGCGGGCGTCGCGGCCTCGTACGCCTCGCGAAAGAGGGTCCGGTACGTCTCCTCGGGGAACGAGCCGAACGACGACTGGCCCGCCCCGACGATGTAGGCGTCGGTCATGGCGGAGACCGGCCCCGCGTCGTGGTAAGTGTTGCCGGTCGCCGACCGACGCCGAGCCGTGGGCGGCAGACCCGGAGCCGGCGGCACGACGAACTGGACGGGAACGGACAGTGTGAACGAGTACCGAACGATTTTTAACTATGATCTCCCCCTGTCATGACCGATACGAAACACCCTGTTTCCGGCGTTTTCGGGCTCATGGCGGCGTGAGAACCCCATACACATCAGCGAAACGTTTATATACTTTTCGTTCGTAACGAGTAGTAAGGACGACACGGTCGGAGGTCGATTTTTTCGCCTTCGGTCCGCCGTCGATCCGGGAGCACACCATGAGCGAGTCAGAAACCACCATCAGTAGTTACACGCGAGACGAAAGGGAGTCAGACGAACGAACCGAGGAGAGCGAATCCGTCCGCGTCTGCCCCGAGTGCGGCGGCAGCGTCGTCGCCGACGAGGAGCACGGGGAGACCGTCTGTACCGACTGCGGGCTCGTCCTCGAGGAGGACGCCATCGACCGCGGCCCCGAGTGGCGGTCGTTCGACCGCGAGGGCGAGAGCAAATCGCGCGTCGGCGCCCCGACGACGAAGATGATGCACGACAACGGCCTCTCGACCAACATCGGCTGGCAGAACAAGGACGCCTACGGGAACACGCTCTCGGCCGAGCGTCGCCAGCAGATGCAGCGCCTGCGCACCTGGCACGAGCGGTTCCGCACGCGCGACTCCAAGGAGCGCAACCTCAAGCAGGCGCTCGGCGAGATCGACCGCATGGCGAGCGCCCTCGGGCTGCCCGAGAACGTCCGCGAGACCGCGTCGGTCATCTACCGCCGCGCGCTCTCGGAGGACCTCCTCCCGGGCCGCTCCATCGAGGGCGTCGCCTCGGCGAGCCTGTACGCGGCCGCCCGCCAGGCGAACACCCCCCGCTCGCTCGACGAGCTGACGGCCGTGTCTCGGGTCGACCGGATGGAGCTCACCCGGACGTACCGCTACATCGTCCGCGAGCTGAAGCTGGAGGTCGCGCCCGCGGACCCCGCCCAGTACCTCGCGCGGTTCGCCTCCGAGCTCGGCCTCTCCGACGAGGGCGAGTGGCGCGCCCGCGGGCTGTTGAAGACGGCCGAGGAGGCCGGCGTCACCAGCGGGAAGTCCCCGGTCGGGCTCGCCGCCGCGGCCGTCTACGCCGCCTCGCTGCTGACCAACGAGGCGCTCACGCAGAGCCAGGTGAGCGATGTCGCGGGCGTCAGCGAGGTGACCATCCGGAACCGCTACAAGGAGCTGCTCGATGCGGCCGAGACCGCCGAGGGCACCCCCGGCGCGGGCGACCGTAGCCCCGCCGGCGCCTGATCCCGCCGCTCCCGTCGACGGTCGACACCCCGATCGCTGCGATTCCGTTCTATTGTCCTGTTCGGCTTCACGAACCTGAGCCATGGCCGACGCGTGAAACCGCCCGCAAGGATTTATTGGGCCGCCGGGCGAGGGGACCGCGTATGGTGGAGGCCTTCGTCCGACTGCTGTGTCCCGAGTGCTCGAAAGACTGGGAAGAGGCGCCCACCGACCTCCCGAACCACAGGGAGAACTTCTCGTGTCCCTCGTGTCACGCGACGCGGCGGCTCGCGGAGTTCATGCGGACCGAGCGGGACCTCGACGCCGTAAAACAGTTCGAGTGAGCGTCGCAGACGCCCCGGACGTCGCAGCGGCGTGACTACCGTCCCAGGCTGGAGATCGCGCCACAGGCGTCGCACTTGAGCACGTCCGTGCCGCCCTGCTCGACGATGCGCGTGTCCGGGAGTCCACACTCCGAGCAGATGACGTACCCCTCGGTGTACGCCTCCACGGCGTCGGCGACACGGCCCTGCTTGAAATCGCCCGTGAGGCGTGCACGCCCGGACTCGTCGATGCGCGCGGCCGTCCCGAGTTCGTCCTGAAGGAACTTCAACAGGGCCGACTCCTCGCGGTTCAGCGTGTCGACCAGCTCCTGGAAGTTCTCGACGACGGTGACGTTCCCCTCCGGCCGGACGACCGGGTCGGGAACCTCGAACCGCGAGCCGCGCTCGTCGATGTCGGGCGTCTCCTCGATCGCGCGGTCTAACATGTCGTCGTACTCCATACACGCCCGTAGGCGCGCGCCGGCCCAAAAAACGTTCGTGGCCCGCCGGGCGTCCGCTCGCCGCGAGGACGGCGTCCGCGCGAGACCGAAATCGGCCGGGAATCGGGCCCGTTTCCCGCCGAGACGGCCGAAACGAACCGTCCGAATACTCAATTTCTAGACCCGTCCGCTCGACCTACCTAAATCCGTCGAGGACCGTGCTAACGAGCCTCAAGATAAGTCTTTAACCCTTGGGTCGCAACCCGGATTCGTCCATGAAGAAGCAGGAGCTCATTCACCTGCACGGCCTTCTCAGCGAGGTACGCAGCGAGTACGAGCAGTGGGGCACAGATCTCGACCTGACCGAGTACCAAGAACTCGGCGTCAAACCGACATCGATCCACCGATCGAAGACGGACCACAAGGCGGCCGTGTTCAAGCTGGCGTCCGGAATCACGTCCTCCGCCGAGGAGACGACCGAGGCCGAGGCCGAGACCGTCGCGCCTCGCGCCGACTGAAGTCGGGCACTTACTCCCCCGCAACGACCACCCGTCCCCCAGCGACGGCTCCGGGTCTGCGTCCATCCGATACCGCACACGACGACCGCGAGCGACGCCCGAGGCGTGGCGTCGACGGGCCCCCTCAGCGTTCGTCCTCGACCATCTCCTCGAACTCCGGGAGCAAGTCGTCCTCCGCGTCGCCCTCGGCGTCCGGGTCACCATTGTCGGACCCGTCCGACCCGTCGCCGTCGCGTCCGTCGTCTCGGTCGTCCCCCCGATCGTGGTTACTGCCGCCGTCGCCGCCGTCCCCGCCCTCGTCCCCGTTGCCGTGGTTGCCGTGGTCCTCGCCGTCCTCCAGCGGCTCGACGCGCAGGACCTTGAGCGGGATGTCGTGGAGTCGTTGGCCGATCTCCTTGCGGGCGATCCGCGCGGCGTGTTCCTCCCGCTCGACGTTGAACACGGACATCTCCAGCTCCAGCGCCACCAGCGCCTCGTCGGCCGCGACGAACGCCGGCGGCAACTGTTCGCCGTCGGGCGACGTGCGCGTCCCCATCGAGATCTCGACGTAGTTGAGGTCGGGGTTGAGCATCTCCCCCGTCTTCGAGATCGCGATGCGGACCGCCTCGTCGGTCGTCTCGACGTCGTACACCGGCACCGCGGCCTCGACGACGACCCTACAGTCCATGTCAGATAGTACCACTGGCTCGGGCATGAATGTTCGGCCGGCCCGGAGTGAGAAACGACTAATAGCCAGTAATATTACTAGGTAGTCGCATGCAGTTCGACGGCTTCACCGACGCGAGCGAGGCACAGGTCACCCGAGCCATCGGCGACTCATGGCACGGGGAGTTCATGGACGGCACGGAGACGGAGGTCATCGTGATCGGCGGCGGTCCCTCGGGGCTCACCGCCGCGAAGGAGCTGGCCGAGCGCGGGGTCGACGTGACCGTCGTCGAGAAGAACAACTACCTCGGGGGCGGCTTCTGGCTCGGCGGCTTCCTGATGAACAAGCTCACCGTGCGCGAGCCGGCCGACCGGATCCTCGACGAGCTCGGCGTCCCGTACGAGGAGAGCGACGAGGCGTCCGGCCTCCACGTCGCGGACGCAC
Protein-coding sequences here:
- a CDS encoding DUF555 domain-containing protein encodes the protein MDCRVVVEAAVPVYDVETTDEAVRIAISKTGEMLNPDLNYVEISMGTRTSPDGEQLPPAFVAADEALVALELEMSVFNVEREEHAARIARKEIGQRLHDIPLKVLRVEPLEDGEDHGNHGNGDEGGDGGDGGSNHDRGDDRDDGRDGDGSDGSDNGDPDAEGDAEDDLLPEFEEMVEDER
- a CDS encoding transcription initiation factor IIB — encoded protein: MSESETTISSYTRDERESDERTEESESVRVCPECGGSVVADEEHGETVCTDCGLVLEEDAIDRGPEWRSFDREGESKSRVGAPTTKMMHDNGLSTNIGWQNKDAYGNTLSAERRQQMQRLRTWHERFRTRDSKERNLKQALGEIDRMASALGLPENVRETASVIYRRALSEDLLPGRSIEGVASASLYAAARQANTPRSLDELTAVSRVDRMELTRTYRYIVRELKLEVAPADPAQYLARFASELGLSDEGEWRARGLLKTAEEAGVTSGKSPVGLAAAAVYAASLLTNEALTQSQVSDVAGVSEVTIRNRYKELLDAAETAEGTPGAGDRSPAGA
- a CDS encoding UPF0058 family protein gives rise to the protein MKKQELIHLHGLLSEVRSEYEQWGTDLDLTEYQELGVKPTSIHRSKTDHKAAVFKLASGITSSAEETTEAEAETVAPRAD
- a CDS encoding thiolase C-terminal domain-containing protein, which produces MTDAYIVGAGQSSFGSFPEETYRTLFREAYEAATPADLTPTDVDEAFVGTLGVGGRQIGLAGPAVTEHVGLHGVPCTRVENACAASGSALRQAVMAVESGMADLVLAGGVEVMTDASAEATKYWLGVSGETEWERMAGTTFSGVYAQMADAYLREYDAPRRALSAVAAKSHANGARNPKAHLGFECSIEDAETAAVVADPLTLYHCCPTSDGAAAVLVAGEGAARSFDDRVRVAGVGAASDRVGLFQRDTYTAIPASESAAETAYDRASLADPRDDLDFAEVHDCFSIAELLAYEDLGFCGRGEAADLALEGVTAADGDLPVNTSGGLKAKGHPIGATGAGQAVEAFDQLTGRAGERQLDDPERGLTHNVGGSGGAAVVHVFEAEGVTGA
- a CDS encoding zinc ribbon domain-containing protein; protein product: MSAPEPGPGAGAAADRLDADARILGAGTYAPSARLPREAVAEAWGRSRARGIDAVAVPEPDEDALTMGVAAGERALAAAGVDAGDLAGLAFATTTPPLEEEDLLPRLGAALGAPGDARTHYVGRSTRAGTRALRAARDAAAFPALVVAADAPRAAPNAPEGHAAGAGAAAVVLGPDSGSGAGLVGDAEVAADYPGTRFRRAGDADDGVEGLGVTTYDREAFTRPIRAAVDLLGDDADAFDPEKAAAFAVTAPDGDLPARAARTVGLSPDAVSTPVDTLGDTGAAGPLVGLTAALREGATRTLVVGWGSGAGADALLVDGLAPVEGDLDADRELSYAVALRRRGEIASDDPPAGGGAAVSVPTWRRSIPARYRLRAGRCPDCGGLAFPPEDACPDCHELVDYESVGLPSEGTVETVTGVSPDGAPPEFARQAERGGDYAVAIVRFERGGTAASVPMQVADADPESVAAGDPVRAVFRRIYEQEGVIRYGRKAVPAVGDG
- a CDS encoding translation initiation factor IF-2 subunit beta; protein product: MEYDDMLDRAIEETPDIDERGSRFEVPDPVVRPEGNVTVVENFQELVDTLNREESALLKFLQDELGTAARIDESGRARLTGDFKQGRVADAVEAYTEGYVICSECGLPDTRIVEQGGTDVLKCDACGAISSLGR